In the Dama dama isolate Ldn47 chromosome 13, ASM3311817v1, whole genome shotgun sequence genome, one interval contains:
- the LOC133068237 gene encoding uncharacterized protein LOC133068237, which yields MSGRNGQCCCPEVTGDVAVSEEEPPPQSLCQESRARAWARPAGQGLCVSEGLAPWPRGAVLGDRLGPYPLQGSGRAPGSRPVARLRQSLRSGLGGPPLAEALRVLASSLPPAVSALSPTVDSVTLGLSLLIAGESAGSPACLFPATHTLSSQPDARALGACGADARPRSLPLRAPSHLPPGSKVALRAARAPRPETGFSVGSPRDP from the exons ATGTCTGGAAGGAACGGTCAGTGCTGTTGTCCTGAAGTTACAGGAGACGTCGCGGTGTCTGAGGAGGAGCCGCCTCCCCAGTCCCTGTGCCAGGAGAGCAGGGCCAGGGCGTGGGCCCGCCCTGCTGGGCAGGGGCTCTGCGTCTCTGAGGGCCTGGCACCCTGGCCCCGTGGAGCCGTGCTGGGAGACAGGCTTGGGCCGTATCCTCTCCAGGGGAGCGGAAGAGCGCCTGGCTCCCGGCCTGTAGCCAGGCTCAGGCAGAGCCTGAGGTCAGGGCTGGGAGGCCCGCCCCTGGCTGAGGCTCTCAGGGTCCTCGCCTCGAGTCTGCCCCCTGCCGTGAGTGCCCTGTCCCCTACGGtggactctgtgaccctgggccTCAGTCTTCTGATTGCAG GTGAAAGCGCTGGCAGCCCCGCGTGCTTATTCCCCGCCACGCACACCCTGAGCAGCCAGCCCGACGCCAGAGCGCTGGGAGCCTGCGGTGCAGACGCACGGCCGCGGTCTCTCCCTCTGCGggcgccctcccacctcccgcctgGGAGCAAAGTAGCCCTCAGAGCGGCCCGGGCCCCGCGCCCCGAGACAGGCTTCAGCGTCGGCAGCCCCCGTGACCCCTGA